ATGACCACCTTCCCCTTCAGATTGCCAGGTTCTGTTGCGACGGTCACCGTGCCGTGCTTTCCGATCAGCGTTTCCGCTACTTTCGTGGCCGGCGGCTCGGGGACAGCCAACCGCTGATAAAGCTTCATGGTCACCAGCGTTATGGGAACGGCCACGGCGACAGCTATTGCGGGAGACCACCAGGACAGGAGGTATTCCGGATATACCAATCCGAGTATTCCGAGGATGATGAGAACCGTCCCGGGGATCACCA
Above is a window of Candidatus Methanomethylophilaceae archaeon DNA encoding:
- a CDS encoding NfeD family protein, with translation MVVGAIFLAIEAFSPGGFMVIPGTVLIILGILGLVYPEYLLSWWSPAIAVAVAVPITLVTMKLYQRLAVPEPPATKVAETLIGKHGTVTVATEPGNLKGKVVIGSETWSATSDEPIEAGASVEIMFSEGVHVHVRRCGEE